The following are from one region of the Rosettibacter firmus genome:
- a CDS encoding Gfo/Idh/MocA family protein — MEKLKVGVIGTGHLGKVHVKLLKGIENCELIGVYDKDFKKSESVSKEFNVKQYLELENLLNDCEAVIIVATTSAHYELVKQAFEFNKHVFVEKPITVHIWEAEELVKISNEKNLKLQVGHIERFNPALIALEKYDLNPMFIQSDRLSQFNMRGTDVAVVLDLMIHDIDIILSLVKSEVKDIKASGISVVSNNIDIANARIEFENFAVANVTASRISQKRMRKMRLFQRDTYFSIDFIEGNTEIIRLLSPQNLPKGNYLNLGEIGVGDKKRTVVYENPSQVNINPLQYELQLFINSVLNNTQPPITGADGLKALKVADMIIKKIENSIQQAKIDI, encoded by the coding sequence ATGGAAAAATTAAAAGTTGGAGTAATTGGCACAGGACATCTTGGTAAAGTACATGTGAAATTATTAAAAGGTATTGAAAATTGTGAGTTGATTGGAGTTTATGATAAAGATTTTAAGAAATCAGAAAGTGTCTCAAAAGAATTTAATGTAAAACAATATCTCGAACTTGAAAATCTTTTAAATGATTGTGAAGCTGTAATAATTGTTGCTACAACAAGTGCTCACTATGAACTTGTTAAACAGGCATTTGAATTCAATAAACATGTATTTGTCGAAAAACCAATTACTGTTCACATATGGGAAGCCGAAGAACTTGTTAAAATCTCTAATGAAAAAAATCTGAAATTACAGGTTGGTCATATAGAAAGATTTAATCCAGCTCTTATTGCACTTGAAAAGTATGATTTAAATCCTATGTTTATTCAATCAGATCGACTTTCTCAGTTTAATATGCGTGGAACAGATGTTGCAGTTGTCCTTGATTTAATGATTCATGATATTGATATAATACTCAGCCTTGTTAAAAGTGAAGTTAAAGATATTAAAGCGAGTGGTATTTCTGTTGTATCAAATAATATTGATATCGCAAATGCAAGAATTGAATTTGAAAATTTTGCTGTAGCTAATGTTACTGCAAGTAGAATATCACAAAAACGTATGAGAAAGATGAGACTTTTTCAGCGTGATACTTATTTTTCCATTGATTTTATTGAAGGGAATACTGAAATAATTAGATTATTGTCGCCTCAAAATTTACCAAAAGGAAATTATTTAAATCTTGGTGAAATTGGAGTTGGAGATAAAAAGAGAACAGTAGTTTATGAAAATCCATCTCAAGTAAATATAAACCCATTGCAATATGAACTACAACTTTTTATTAATTCTGTTTTGAACAATACACAACCGCCTATAACAGGAGCAGATGGACTTAAAGCTTTAAAAGTTGCAGACATGATAATTAAAAAGATAGAAAATTCGATTCAGCAAGCAAAGATTGATATTTAA
- a CDS encoding glutamine amidotransferase, which yields MSFKKIYIFKLGSTYQSIKRKFGDFDDWIVKTIGIDIKKVKVIKINEGEDINDIKNCAGVILTGSHSMVTQNKEWSLKVEKWIPKLIEKEIPVLGICYGHQLIAKALNGIVDYNSDGEKSGSIKIKLTEESKNDILFSKLPQKFFVNVSHAQSVFSLPQEAKILAYDSRNSIYAFRIGKCTWGVQFHPEFDKNIMMEYMLKSHDKKKNLITKKLPIEKIKNTPYSKKVLKLFYDFVIANM from the coding sequence ATGTCTTTTAAAAAGATATACATATTCAAACTGGGATCCACTTATCAATCTATTAAAAGAAAATTTGGTGATTTTGATGATTGGATTGTTAAAACAATTGGTATTGATATTAAAAAAGTAAAAGTAATTAAAATAAATGAGGGCGAAGATATAAATGATATAAAGAATTGTGCCGGTGTTATTTTAACAGGGTCTCATTCTATGGTTACTCAAAATAAAGAATGGAGCCTGAAAGTTGAAAAGTGGATCCCTAAACTTATTGAAAAAGAAATTCCTGTACTTGGAATTTGTTATGGACATCAATTAATTGCTAAAGCTTTAAATGGAATTGTTGATTATAATTCTGATGGTGAAAAATCCGGCAGTATAAAAATTAAATTAACTGAGGAATCAAAAAACGATATATTATTTTCTAAATTACCTCAGAAATTTTTTGTGAATGTTTCTCATGCTCAATCAGTATTTTCATTACCACAGGAAGCAAAAATTTTAGCATATGATTCCAGAAACTCAATCTATGCTTTTCGTATCGGAAAGTGTACCTGGGGGGTTCAATTTCATCCAGAATTTGATAAAAATATTATGATGGAATATATGCTTAAATCACATGATAAGAAGAAAAATCTAATCACAAAAAAACTACCTATAGAAAAAATAAAAAATACACCTTATTCAAAAAAAGTATTGAAATTATTTTACGATTTTGTAATTGCTAATATGTGA
- a CDS encoding ammonium transporter, with the protein MEYKIILDTIWVLFTACLVFFMNLGFALVESGFTQSKNTVNILSKNFIVFAISSLAFWLIGWGLMFGDGNDFIGLKGLVGLSGADNSPATGDSYQGVYSAISWTSVPLLAKFFFQLVFAGTAATIVSGAVAERIKYVDFIIFSFFLVAIMYPITGHWIWGGGWLAKLGFWDFAGSTVVHSVGGWAALTGAIILGPRLNKYRDNKIYPIPGHNMTSATIGVFVLWLGWFGFNPGSTMAADIENISRIVITTNSAAIAGILSSTIVAWIVLGKPDLSMTINGCLAGLVAITAGCAYVGVWSSLIIGAIAGILVVYAVIFFDKIKIDDPVGALAVHLVNGIFGTLAVGLFAEDKYMPGTTGNGLFFGGGFKLFFNQLIGVVAVGIFTFVISYIIWIILKKLIGLRVSPTEEIEGLDIGEHGMEAYPEFEKVAK; encoded by the coding sequence ATGGAGTATAAAATAATACTTGATACAATCTGGGTTTTATTTACTGCCTGTTTGGTATTTTTTATGAATCTTGGTTTTGCTCTTGTGGAATCTGGTTTCACACAAAGTAAAAATACTGTAAATATTTTGTCGAAGAATTTTATAGTATTTGCAATATCATCTTTAGCATTCTGGCTTATTGGTTGGGGTTTAATGTTTGGTGATGGTAATGATTTTATTGGTCTAAAAGGATTGGTAGGATTAAGTGGTGCAGATAATAGTCCTGCAACAGGAGATTCTTATCAAGGTGTTTATTCTGCAATTAGCTGGACTTCAGTTCCATTACTTGCAAAATTTTTCTTCCAATTAGTGTTTGCTGGTACAGCTGCAACAATAGTATCTGGAGCTGTTGCAGAAAGAATTAAATATGTAGACTTTATAATTTTTTCATTTTTCCTTGTTGCAATTATGTATCCAATAACTGGACACTGGATTTGGGGTGGTGGATGGCTTGCTAAACTTGGATTCTGGGACTTTGCTGGTTCAACTGTAGTGCACTCTGTAGGTGGTTGGGCAGCTTTAACAGGTGCAATTATTCTCGGCCCTCGTTTGAATAAGTATCGTGATAATAAAATTTATCCTATACCCGGTCATAATATGACATCTGCAACAATAGGAGTTTTTGTACTATGGCTCGGTTGGTTTGGATTTAATCCCGGTAGCACTATGGCAGCAGATATCGAAAATATATCCAGAATTGTAATAACAACAAATAGTGCCGCCATAGCTGGAATTTTATCTTCAACAATAGTTGCATGGATAGTTCTTGGTAAACCTGATTTAAGTATGACAATAAATGGTTGTCTTGCTGGACTTGTTGCCATCACTGCAGGATGTGCTTACGTGGGTGTTTGGAGTTCACTTATTATAGGAGCAATCGCAGGTATTCTTGTTGTTTATGCTGTAATCTTTTTTGATAAAATTAAAATTGATGATCCTGTTGGAGCTTTAGCAGTTCATTTAGTAAATGGAATATTTGGAACTCTTGCAGTCGGTTTATTCGCAGAGGATAAGTACATGCCAGGAACCACAGGAAATGGTTTATTCTTTGGTGGTGGATTTAAATTATTTTTCAATCAATTAATTGGTGTTGTGGCTGTTGGCATTTTTACTTTTGTTATTTCTTATATCATTTGGATTATACTTAAGAAATTAATCGGATTAAGAGTTTCTCCTACTGAAGAAATCGAAGGTCTTGATATTGGAGAACATGGTATGGAAGCTTATCCGGAATTTGAAAAAGTAGCTAAATAA
- a CDS encoding TorF family putative porin — translation MKTMNKLLLCILLMLFTSKNFAQEFSLNTDFVNRYIWRGLDLGGDAPSIQPNIKLTISNFTIGFWGAYPIFKDAALNEIDIYATYSFSLSNAGSISFGLTDYTNPDNGVKFFNFANHDSHNGPGAHSIEFNANYTGPENFPLTLSANIFVHNVANNPIYLQLGYATNLNGVGINLFIGATPGDENSYYLTNKFNIINAGFTVSKTLSITSEFNLPIFGSIILNPSQENIFYVIGITL, via the coding sequence ATGAAAACCATGAATAAACTACTTTTATGTATTTTATTAATGCTTTTTACATCGAAAAACTTTGCACAAGAATTTTCTTTGAATACTGATTTTGTCAACAGATATATCTGGCGTGGTTTAGATTTAGGAGGAGATGCGCCAAGCATTCAACCAAATATTAAATTAACTATAAGTAACTTTACTATTGGATTCTGGGGAGCGTATCCAATTTTCAAAGATGCCGCATTGAACGAGATTGATATCTATGCTACTTATTCATTTTCTTTATCTAATGCAGGTAGCATTAGTTTTGGTTTAACAGATTATACAAATCCAGATAATGGTGTTAAATTTTTTAACTTTGCTAATCATGATTCGCACAATGGTCCAGGAGCGCACAGTATTGAATTTAATGCGAATTACACTGGACCAGAAAATTTTCCTTTAACATTATCTGCTAATATTTTCGTTCACAATGTTGCAAATAATCCTATTTATCTCCAGTTAGGATATGCTACTAATCTTAATGGTGTTGGAATTAATTTATTTATTGGAGCAACTCCAGGGGATGAAAATAGTTATTACTTAACTAACAAATTTAATATTATCAATGCAGGTTTTACTGTTTCTAAAACATTAAGCATTACAAGTGAATTTAATTTACCTATTTTTGGTTCAATTATTCTGAATCCTTCTCAGGAAAATATTTTTTATGTAATTGGAATAACTTTATAA
- a CDS encoding type IX secretion system plug protein domain-containing protein translates to MCRNILIVTFLFCLFLNLSAEDIYIKSLRVYSSNNQTSFPVIDNSDQSKKFITIEFDVQCNYAPNLSIVFKFCDKNWEPYNTAFLKNYGFDTEYNLWLEKLPLRITDARYHYTGIFPNKNVTFPFSGKWKFYIVDSQNHDRVYAEGKFFVVYPEVELKVLLEKKRLENLIPEIAALGRVFYIKVYFNLPDTLFNSYIDLVEIIENKKIAYPIRIEKEKPTDKTYYEWNGSNEFLFIAKDIKPGNEYRQTDLRDTNRYYLKNVNAQYDGIEVSDFFRKRKKDFNGGSIIIDYKNEYAEYMNVTFRLRPPENIKSSVFLIGDFNNWELLPQYKMLDIDGLLNLTIELKRGIYDYQYVVVNNSDENINEIDWYILEGNFWETENDYHIFLYYKTQEKGGYDKIIGYKKINSGEIWKN, encoded by the coding sequence ATGTGTAGAAATATTTTAATAGTTACTTTCTTATTTTGTTTATTTCTAAATCTATCCGCAGAAGATATATACATTAAAAGCCTACGTGTTTATTCCTCAAATAATCAAACATCATTTCCTGTGATTGATAATTCAGACCAGTCAAAAAAATTTATTACAATTGAATTTGATGTTCAATGTAATTATGCTCCGAATCTAAGTATTGTTTTTAAATTTTGTGATAAAAACTGGGAGCCATATAACACAGCTTTTTTAAAAAATTATGGCTTTGACACAGAGTATAATCTCTGGTTAGAAAAATTACCTCTTCGAATAACTGATGCTCGCTATCATTACACAGGTATATTCCCAAATAAAAATGTAACATTCCCATTTTCTGGCAAATGGAAATTTTACATCGTTGATTCACAAAATCATGACAGAGTTTATGCAGAAGGAAAATTTTTTGTTGTATATCCCGAAGTGGAATTGAAAGTTTTACTCGAAAAAAAAAGATTGGAAAATTTAATACCTGAAATTGCAGCACTCGGTAGAGTATTTTACATAAAAGTTTATTTTAATTTACCTGATACATTATTTAATTCATATATTGATCTTGTTGAGATAATCGAAAATAAAAAAATTGCTTATCCAATTCGTATTGAAAAAGAGAAACCAACAGATAAAACTTATTATGAGTGGAATGGTTCTAATGAATTTTTATTTATTGCCAAAGACATAAAACCAGGGAATGAATATCGGCAAACTGATTTAAGAGATACAAATAGATATTATCTCAAAAATGTCAATGCTCAATACGATGGAATTGAAGTATCTGACTTTTTTAGAAAAAGAAAAAAAGATTTTAATGGTGGCTCTATAATAATTGATTATAAAAACGAATATGCTGAGTATATGAATGTTACTTTCAGATTGCGACCACCTGAAAATATAAAATCTTCTGTTTTTCTTATTGGTGATTTTAATAATTGGGAGTTATTGCCACAATATAAAATGTTAGATATTGATGGATTATTAAACCTCACAATAGAATTAAAAAGAGGTATTTATGACTATCAATATGTTGTTGTAAACAATAGTGACGAAAATATTAATGAAATAGACTGGTACATTCTCGAAGGAAATTTCTGGGAAACAGAAAATGATTATCACATATTTCTTTACTACAAAACCCAGGAAAAAGGTGGATATGATAAAATTATTGGTTATAAAAAAATAAATAGTGGTGAAATATGGAAAAATTAA
- a CDS encoding P-II family nitrogen regulator — protein sequence MKKIEAIIRPHKLDEVQEALSEAGFMGLTVSEVRGYGRQKGHKEVYRGTEYNINFVPKVKIELICTDDRLEKALQIIIDVGKTGQVGDGKIFIYDVKDAIRIRTGESGEAAL from the coding sequence ATGAAAAAAATTGAAGCTATTATTCGCCCACATAAATTAGATGAAGTTCAAGAAGCATTAAGTGAGGCCGGATTTATGGGATTAACAGTATCCGAGGTCAGAGGTTATGGGAGACAAAAAGGTCATAAAGAAGTTTATCGTGGTACCGAATATAACATTAACTTTGTACCTAAAGTAAAAATCGAACTTATTTGTACTGATGATCGACTCGAAAAAGCTCTTCAAATTATTATTGATGTAGGAAAAACTGGTCAGGTAGGAGATGGTAAAATTTTTATTTATGATGTTAAAGATGCAATTCGTATTCGAACAGGTGAATCAGGAGAAGCTGCCCTGTAA
- a CDS encoding putative LPS assembly protein LptD, with the protein MKKIFSILFLINVTLIAKGIDFYFSKADTINSSIDTTFKDTSKTKRKFDVDAVVYASSSDSIVFDIQSKKMFIYGNGQLKYKDTDLKSGKIFIDYNSNELEAFGIPDTSDTAKIKIKQTPVLKEGTETYEGTQLKYNFKTQRGFISLAKNEMQGSRYEGEKVKKVDKNIYFIEHGMFTTCEKDTPHTYFTASKMKVIQKDKVFAKWILMHIEGVPLPVPLPFAVFPSEGGRRSGIIVPSYGRDIRRGQYFYNFGYFWAINDYFDLAFNGDYYTKGGYGLRSRLRYAKRYSFNGNFNAGYSKIKVGEENDPVAFRQNVDDWNLSWYHTQQINPTTQLNMNLQFYSSSYLRNNSIDYNDILSQNIVSNATFSKIWDESGNNLVINYSRTQNLINGDIYESLPNITFTKNISYPFRKENSIGKQKWYEQLGYSYTGQFINNRNKVSGNLSIRGGIQHNLSINASPKIGYFSITPRINYTEKWYNKRIKKENVVVKKTNVFTGEITEEDSIITKDVNEINFVRTFDLSVSANTKFYGIFQPNILGIEAFRHTVTPSISYVYKPDFSTDFWGYYDYYTTSKGERIKYDKFTSEVFRGAESGEQQAINFSIGNVFEIKTSRRSSDTLKKSSESNKIQLLNLSASLGYNFARTEFKLSDLNLSYRTQVGNLLSFYGSSSYTFYDYENKTRVNKYLISAGKGLFRLNNLNFSISANLSDELFSNKNKSESRNEERTDIKSGIQQQDNSTSIFKPWSLSLNYNFNLSKIDPATVSKYSNIGINLSFSLTKNWKFTVRGNYDFELKQITTPQITIYRDLHCWEMNFIWNPLGYYRGFRFELRMKAPELQDIKITKSRGLYSGRR; encoded by the coding sequence ATGAAAAAAATATTTTCAATATTGTTTTTAATTAATGTTACCTTAATTGCAAAGGGGATTGATTTTTATTTTAGTAAAGCTGATACAATTAACTCATCTATTGATACAACTTTTAAAGATACTTCAAAAACTAAAAGAAAATTTGATGTTGATGCTGTTGTTTATGCTTCTTCATCTGATTCAATAGTATTCGATATACAAAGTAAAAAAATGTTTATATATGGCAATGGTCAATTAAAATATAAAGATACTGATTTAAAAAGCGGTAAGATTTTTATTGATTACAACTCAAATGAACTCGAAGCTTTTGGTATCCCTGATACATCAGATACAGCAAAAATAAAAATAAAGCAAACCCCTGTTCTTAAAGAGGGAACAGAAACTTACGAAGGGACACAATTAAAATATAATTTCAAAACTCAACGTGGATTTATTTCTCTTGCAAAGAATGAAATGCAAGGTTCACGATATGAAGGAGAAAAGGTTAAAAAGGTAGACAAAAATATTTATTTTATTGAGCATGGTATGTTTACTACATGTGAAAAAGATACTCCACATACATACTTCACAGCAAGTAAAATGAAAGTAATTCAGAAAGATAAAGTTTTTGCAAAATGGATATTGATGCACATAGAAGGAGTTCCACTTCCAGTTCCATTACCTTTTGCTGTTTTTCCAAGCGAAGGAGGAAGAAGAAGTGGTATTATTGTACCAAGTTATGGAAGAGATATTAGAAGAGGACAATATTTTTATAATTTCGGTTATTTCTGGGCAATCAATGATTATTTTGATTTAGCATTTAATGGTGATTATTATACTAAAGGTGGATATGGCTTACGTTCGAGATTGCGTTATGCTAAAAGATATAGCTTTAATGGAAATTTTAATGCAGGTTATTCAAAAATTAAAGTTGGAGAAGAAAACGATCCAGTTGCTTTTAGACAGAATGTTGATGATTGGAATTTATCCTGGTATCATACACAACAAATAAATCCAACCACACAACTAAATATGAATCTCCAATTTTATTCTTCAAGTTATTTGAGAAATAATAGTATTGATTATAATGATATTCTCTCACAAAATATTGTATCAAATGCTACATTTAGTAAAATATGGGATGAATCAGGTAATAATCTTGTAATTAATTATAGTAGAACACAAAATTTAATTAATGGTGATATTTACGAAAGTCTTCCAAATATTACTTTTACAAAAAATATTTCATACCCTTTTAGAAAAGAAAATTCAATTGGAAAACAGAAATGGTATGAACAATTAGGATATTCTTATACTGGACAATTTATAAATAATCGTAATAAAGTTTCTGGTAATCTATCAATTCGTGGAGGCATTCAACATAATTTATCAATTAATGCTTCTCCCAAAATTGGATATTTCAGTATAACTCCAAGAATTAATTACACAGAAAAATGGTATAATAAAAGAATAAAGAAGGAGAATGTTGTAGTTAAAAAAACGAATGTATTTACAGGTGAAATTACAGAAGAAGATTCTATAATCACAAAGGATGTTAATGAAATTAATTTTGTACGTACGTTTGATTTAAGTGTTTCAGCAAACACAAAATTCTATGGAATATTTCAACCAAATATTCTGGGAATAGAAGCTTTCAGACACACAGTTACACCTTCAATATCTTATGTATATAAACCAGATTTTTCTACCGATTTCTGGGGATATTATGATTATTACACTACATCTAAAGGGGAAAGAATTAAGTATGATAAATTTACAAGCGAAGTATTTCGTGGAGCAGAATCAGGTGAACAACAGGCTATAAATTTTTCTATAGGAAATGTATTCGAAATAAAAACTTCCAGACGAAGTAGCGATACTCTGAAAAAAAGTTCTGAGAGTAATAAAATTCAATTATTAAATTTATCTGCAAGTTTAGGTTACAATTTTGCAAGAACAGAATTTAAGCTATCGGATCTAAATCTTTCTTATAGAACACAGGTAGGAAACTTATTAAGTTTTTATGGTTCTTCAAGTTACACATTTTATGATTATGAAAATAAAACAAGAGTTAATAAATATTTAATCTCTGCAGGGAAAGGATTATTTCGTTTAAATAATCTTAATTTTTCAATATCAGCAAACTTAAGTGATGAACTATTCAGTAATAAAAATAAATCTGAATCAAGAAATGAGGAAAGGACTGATATAAAAAGTGGAATTCAACAACAGGATAATTCAACAAGTATATTTAAACCCTGGAGTTTGAGTTTAAATTATAATTTTAATCTGAGTAAAATTGATCCAGCAACTGTATCAAAGTATTCTAATATTGGAATAAATTTGAGTTTTAGTCTTACAAAGAACTGGAAATTTACTGTTCGAGGTAATTACGATTTTGAACTAAAGCAAATTACAACACCACAGATTACTATTTATCGAGATCTACATTGCTGGGAAATGAATTTTATCTGGAATCCACTTGGTTATTATAGAGGCTTTAGATTCGAACTCAGAATGAAAGCTCCTGAACTACAGGATATAAAAATTACAAAATCTCGTGGCTTATATTCTGGAAGAAGATAA
- a CDS encoding DUF4097 family beta strand repeat-containing protein → MKDLKMKIGLIFLLIIASLLLLRTSTVAQEKKLISEKSFEVKSGESLHVETSGADVKVLSWDKNEALIKIFGNKKAENEIYFEIEKVEDGIKVIAKKKKRLLFDFGVALNLRIDAYVPKNYNCEINTSGGDIRLNDIQGEHKLNTSGGDIELEKLSGNIKAKTSGGDIKLKNVTGKLDVSTSGGDINCKDVVGELYASTSGGNIVVDYISGMIEAFTSGGDIKITIQDEFKGLQAKTTGGDIFINLPAFAKASVELETTGGEIECDFSNSKTYKVTRKRLLAEFNGGGNKLRAYTTGGDIILKEK, encoded by the coding sequence ATGAAAGATTTAAAAATGAAAATTGGATTAATATTTTTATTAATAATTGCTTCTTTATTATTGCTAAGAACCAGTACAGTTGCACAGGAGAAAAAATTAATTTCAGAAAAATCATTTGAAGTTAAATCTGGTGAATCTTTACATGTTGAAACTTCTGGAGCTGATGTAAAAGTTTTATCGTGGGATAAAAACGAAGCACTTATTAAAATATTCGGTAACAAAAAAGCTGAAAACGAGATTTATTTCGAGATCGAAAAAGTTGAAGATGGAATAAAAGTAATCGCAAAAAAGAAAAAGAGATTACTTTTTGATTTCGGAGTTGCATTAAATTTGAGAATTGATGCATACGTACCTAAAAATTATAATTGTGAAATAAATACTTCAGGCGGAGATATAAGATTAAATGATATTCAGGGAGAACATAAATTAAATACTTCGGGAGGCGATATTGAACTTGAAAAATTATCTGGTAATATAAAAGCAAAAACTTCTGGTGGCGATATAAAGTTGAAAAATGTAACTGGTAAACTTGATGTATCAACTTCTGGTGGAGATATTAATTGTAAAGATGTTGTTGGTGAATTATATGCATCAACATCTGGTGGCAATATAGTGGTTGATTATATTTCTGGAATGATAGAAGCTTTTACATCTGGTGGCGATATTAAAATAACAATTCAAGATGAATTTAAAGGATTACAGGCAAAAACCACAGGTGGCGATATATTTATTAACTTACCAGCTTTTGCTAAAGCATCTGTTGAACTTGAAACTACTGGTGGCGAAATTGAATGTGATTTCTCAAATTCAAAAACATATAAGGTAACAAGGAAAAGACTGCTGGCAGAATTTAATGGCGGTGGTAATAAGCTCAGAGCATATACAACAGGAGGTGATATAATATTAAAAGAAAAATAA
- a CDS encoding phosphatase PAP2 family protein → MKNKLSQYFKVSLIIILISNSLLFSQNKYDLYQLKNETINFFKLPINWDKNDFLKLSIIGAGTFVTMQIDQQIRNEYLKDRSYNKSFPINFGKQWGEIYTTAIIGSAFGLHGIIGNNNSTKRIGFEIFQSAFYSGIITQILKISLGRARPFTNNGSKFYKPFTLFNDDFHSLPSGHATLAFSLSTILSNNTDSKILKVIFYIPAVLTATSRVYQDNHWASDVFLGAAIGYFVGEWVHSIHKESNNSNQILELRSDNSNWIIIKINF, encoded by the coding sequence ATGAAAAATAAACTTAGCCAATACTTTAAAGTAAGTTTGATCATAATTTTGATTTCAAACTCACTTTTGTTTTCACAAAACAAATACGATTTATATCAACTAAAGAATGAAACAATAAATTTTTTCAAATTACCTATTAACTGGGATAAAAACGATTTTTTAAAACTCAGTATTATAGGTGCAGGAACATTTGTAACTATGCAGATTGATCAACAGATTAGAAATGAATATTTAAAGGATAGGAGTTATAACAAAAGCTTTCCAATTAACTTTGGGAAACAATGGGGAGAAATTTATACAACAGCAATAATTGGAAGTGCTTTTGGATTACACGGTATTATAGGAAATAACAATTCAACAAAAAGGATTGGATTTGAGATATTTCAATCTGCGTTTTATTCAGGAATTATTACACAAATACTAAAGATATCGTTGGGACGTGCAAGACCATTTACAAATAATGGCTCTAAATTTTATAAACCTTTTACTTTATTTAATGATGATTTTCACTCATTACCTTCAGGTCATGCAACACTTGCTTTTTCATTATCAACAATATTATCAAATAATACTGATTCAAAAATATTAAAAGTAATTTTTTATATTCCTGCAGTACTTACTGCAACTTCGAGAGTTTATCAGGATAATCACTGGGCATCAGATGTTTTTCTTGGAGCTGCTATTGGATATTTTGTAGGTGAATGGGTTCATTCAATTCATAAAGAGAGTAACAATTCTAATCAAATTTTAGAATTAAGAAGTGATAATTCTAACTGGATAATTATTAAAATAAATTTTTAA